The bacterium region CACGGGGATACGCCGTTTCCCGAAAAAGCCGATTTCGCTCTGCGGGATTTGTGGGAAGCGCTCGGCAAGCTGCTGCTCGAACTCTCTCCCGATCCGCCGCTGCTGTGCGGCTACAGCATGGGCGGGCGGATCGCGTTGCACGTCGGAATTCATGCTCCCAATTTTCTGCACAGGCTGATTCTTATCGGAGCTTCGCCGGGAATCGAAAGTGAAACGGAGCGCACGGCGCGGCAATTATCCGATCACAAGTTGGCCGAGGACATCCTGCTCAAGGGGACGGAGTGGTTTGCGGATTATTGGGCAACTCTTCCGCTGTTCGAATCGCAGAAGCGGCTGCCGACAGACGTGCAGGCACGACTTCGCGACGCGCGGATCCGCTGTGACGCGCGGGGACTGGCGTACGCGCTGGAGCGATTCGGAACGGGACGGCAGGAGTTTCTCGCGGGTGACCTGCATAAGCTGACTTGTCCGTTGCTGCTTTTGGCGGGCGCGCTCGACGAAAAATTCTGCGCATCGAACCGCTTGATTGCCGCGCATTGCGGTTCGACGAGCGTGCATCGTTTGGAAATTCTTGATGCGGGACATG contains the following coding sequences:
- the menH gene encoding 2-succinyl-6-hydroxy-2,4-cyclohexadiene-1-carboxylate synthase; translated protein: MRWVDVGGVRWHVEWRGHAENPVLAMVHGFAGSLRTWDALLPELETKYRVLLVDLPGHGDTPFPEKADFALRDLWEALGKLLLELSPDPPLLCGYSMGGRIALHVGIHAPNFLHRLILIGASPGIESETERTARQLSDHKLAEDILLKGTEWFADYWATLPLFESQKRLPTDVQARLRDARIRCDARGLAYALERFGTGRQEFLAGDLHKLTCPLLLLAGALDEKFCASNRLIAAHCGSTSVHRLEILDAGHAVHIEKPSAVVREIIAFAELL